DNA from Haloferax volcanii DS2:
TCCGACTCGCCGCCCGACTCGCTCACGATGGTGAGAATCACCGACTGGAAGCCGGCGGTGAACACCGCGAAGAGGCCACGACAGGCGATTTGGAGCGGGACCGAGGCGGTCACGGTCAGCGGGGCGATGGCGAGCGTCGAGAGGAACGCGGTCCCGATGAGTATCGCTCGCCGCCGACCCGTGATGTCGGCGATTGCGCCCCAGACCGGGGCGAACACGAACAGTCCGAAGGAGAACGCCGCGTACGCGAGGCTCACCGCGAACGGCGACCCCTGTTCTCCGATGTAGAGCGCCATCGCCGTGCCGAAGAGCGACCCACACGCGACGCGAGAGATACCGATGAGCGCGAGTGCGCTCCGCTGCCCTCGACTCGCTGGTCGAGCCTGCTGATTGACTACCACTACGACTCGGTGTGACACTACCACCCAATAAAGATTGGCGAGCCGGAAGGCGATGCGCCGAGGACGGCGGCGCGAGACTCGATGCGACCGTCAGGTCGACGGGCCGGCGCGGGCGATGGAGAACTCCGTGAGTCCGTGTCGCTCGGCGCACGTCCGGTCGCCGTCGGCGACGGCGAGAAGATACGCTTCGAGGTCGTCCGCGTCGGTCTCGCGGGCGTCGAGGTCGATATCGTCGGGGACGGCCGCGAGCGTGTCCGCGTCGCCCGAGAGTTTCACCACCGGAACGATGGGATGGCCGGCGGGCGTCCCCTGTCCCGTGACGTGGAGGACGAGGTGCGCGCCCGCGGCGGCGAGGCCGGTCGCGGCCTCCTCGACCCGAGAGGGCGCGTCGAGCAGCGTCACCGCGCCGGCGGCGGCATCGGCAGCGTCCGTTTCATCGACTCGTTGGCCGTACGCCGCGACTCCCGTGACCGGCGCGTTGCCGAGGAATCCCGTCGCCGCGTCGAATCCACGGGCCGCCGCCTCCGTTCCGATGCGCGTCGCCCTCGCGGGGCGGCCCGCCGCGTCGAGCAGTCGGTCGGCGTGCCGTCTGGTCGAGTCCGCGAGGTCGTCGACGACGACGCCGACCGTGAGGTCACCGAGGGTCGCCGTCTGTTCGTCGGCTGTCGCGGTCGCCCCGTCCGTCCCCTGAGCGGCGGCCGACTCCCGGAGGTCGGCGACGGCGGCCGTGCCGCGGTCGACGCAAGCGTCGGTCCCCCCGGCGTCCTGTATCGTGAGTTCGCGGACTGGAAGCCCGCGTTCTTCGACCGCCGCGGCGACGACGTCGCTCCGGACCGTCTCGCAGCCGAGGCCGACGACGACCGTACCCGCGACGTTCGGGTTCCCGGCGAGGCCGACGAGCGTCCGTTCGGTCGGGTCGGCGGTGGCCCGCGAACGAGTCTGGGGTGACTCGGCGGCGGTCCGGGTGTGGGTTCCGGGTCATCGCTCCACCTCCGCCGCCACGTCGCCGCGGCCGCGGGTGCTCTCGCAATTGTGCGTGTGGACCCACTCACCGGCCGCGACAGCCGCCGTGGTCCGCCCGATGACCTCACCGTACTTGCGGACCGTCTCGCCGGCCGGCAGCGGGTCGAGGGCGAACTTGTGGCCGAACGGAACGTCGTCCGCGAGCGTCACCGTCCGGTCTCCGTCGCGGACCTCGCGCCCGTCGTCGAGGTCTCCGAGCGCCGTCGCCACGCTGTCGCCGTCGGCCAGCACGAGGGCGGCCCCGTCGAGGACGCGGCCCTTCATTTGCCCCGCACCTCCGCGAGTTCGCGCGGGTGGACCTCCGTGATGGCGAACTCCTCCATCCGGCGCGTCTCGGCCCCGGTTCGCTTCCCGTCGGCGACGGCGAGCACCTCGTCGAAGACGCGCTCGCCCGCCTCGGAAATCGTCGCGTCGCCCTCGACCACCGCCCCGGCGTTCACGTCCATGTTCGACCGCATGCGCTCCCACGTCCGGGGATTTCCCGTGACCTTCACCACGGGCGCGACGGGGTTGCCGGTGGTGCTCCCGCGCCCGGTGGTGAAGACGATAATCTGCGCGCCGCCGGCGACCTTGCCGACGACGCTCTCCACGTCGTAGCCCGGCGTGTCCATCAGGACGAGGCCGCCGCCGACCGGCAGGCGCTCGGCGTAGTCGACGATGCCGCGCACGGGGGTCGTCCCGCCCTTCGAGATGGCTCCGAGGCTCTTTTCCTCGATGGTCGTGAGGCCGCCCTCCTGATTGCCGGGCGAGGGCTGTGCGCCCCGGAGGTCGACCCCTATCAGGTCGGCGGTCGCCTCGCGGCGCTCGACGCGGTCGAGCAGTCGGCGGCGGGTCTCCTCGTCGACGCATCGCTCCGCGAGGACGTGTTCCGCGCCGATGAACTCCGGCGTCTCGCTGAACGAGGCGGTTCCCCCGGCCGCGACGAGACGGTCGCAGGCGTCGCCGACGGCGGGGTTGGCGGCGATGCCCGGGGTGGCGTCACTCCCGCCGCACTCGACGCCGACGACGAGTTCGCTCGCGTCGGCCGACTCGTGGCGGGCGTCCGCGGCCGCCTCGTTCAGCGAGTCGAGGGCGGTGCGCCCGCGCTGGAGGGCCGCGGCCATCCCGCCGACCTCGCGGACCGAGAGCGTCTCGACCGGCTTGCCGTCTCGGGCGATTCGGTCCGCGAGGTCGGCGGCGTCGATGTCCTCGGTTCCGAACTCGACGACGAGCGCCGCGCCGACGTTCGGGTTGCGCCCGACGCCGACCAGCACCCGCTCGGTCTGCGCTCGCGCCTCGTCCGGTTGGTTCGCTCCCATCTGGTGCGGCGTCGCGCGCGCCCACGCCCCCGCCTCGGCCGCGATACCGCGGGCGACGCAGGACGACGCGACCGAGGTCGGAAGGACGGCGACGTGGTTTCTGACCCCGATGCGGCCGCTCTCCCGGCGGTAGCCGGTGAACTCTCGTCTCATACCACGCGATTCGGTAGCGCCCGACAAAGTGGTTTCGTCGGGTGCGGGCGGAACGCTCTTGCGGGCGGGTCGAGTGAGTGAGACGTATGCGAACCTACGAGGTCAGCCGCATCGACGCGGACAGGGTGGTCCCGCTGACCGGCGCGGTCGACGGGACGGTGTGGGAGCGGGCGAACGTCGCCCGACTGGACGAGTACGCGTGGGGCGACGAACCCGGCCCGGAGACGACGGTCAGGGCGCTGTTCGACGCGGAGGCGCTCTACCTGCAGTTCCACGTCGAAGACGACGAGATAACCGCCGACGTGACGGAGTTGAACGGTCCGACGTTCGAGGACAGTTCGGTCGAACTGTTCGCCACGCCGTCCCCGCCCGACGACGGCTCGCCGGGGCGGTACTGCAACTTCGAGGCGAACTGCTGCGGCACGTTCAAACTCGCGTGGCAGGAGCCGAACTGGCGCGAGCGCGACATCGGCCGCGACCTCGTCTCGGCGACCGACGCGGCGGCCGTCGAGGTGGAAACGTCCGTCCCCGGCCCCACGAAAACCGCGTCCCCGGACGACGACGCGTGGTGGCTCGCGGCGCGGCTCCCGCGATCGACGCTCCAGTCGTTGACCGGCCTCCCGCTCGAACTCGACTCGGAGACGGTCTGGCGCGGGAACTTCTACCGGAGCGGTCTGCCCGACGCGCAGAAGGGGACGTGGAACCGAATCGAACTGCCGGAGCCGACGTACCACTCGCCGGCGTACTTCGGGCGCATCGAGTTCGAGTGAGCGGTCGCCTCGGGCGGGTGCCCCAGACGGTCGTGCCGAGCAAGCCGTGGTGGCACCGAAACGACTTTTCGCGCGGGAACTGAACGACAGCCCATGCAGCAGCCGTCCGCGTTAGTCATCGGAGAGACGACCTTCTCGTTCCACGACTTCGAGGAGATGCGACCGCACATCGAGTCCGCCATCGGCGACGCCGCCGAGGTGACCGCGACGACCGACAAAGACGCCCTCGCCGACCTCGCGGGCTACGACCTCGTCGTGGACTACCTGACGGACGCCACCCTGACACCCGAGCAGTTAGACGGTCTCCTCAGTTTCGTCCGCGACGGCGGAGCCTATCTGGGTCTCCACTGCGCCGCCGACCTCATCAACGTCCACGACGGCGACGGCGGCCTCGACAAACGCGACGAGCCGTTTCCCGACCTCCGCGACCTCCTCGGCGGTCACTTCCTCACTCACCCCGAGCGCTCGACGTTCGGCGTCGAAATCGTCTCCGACCACGCCGTGACAGACGGCGTCGGCGGCTTCGAGGTGTTCGACGAGCCGTATCAGGTCGACGTGGACGACGATGTGACCGTGCTCGCGCGCATGGCCCACCCCGACCTCACCGACTACCCGGTCGCGTGGGTCCGCGAGTACGGTTCGGGCCGAGTCTGTTACGCGTCGCTCGGCCACACCGCCGAGGCCTTCGAGAACGAGGACTACCGGCGACTGCTCCGCAACGCCGTCGGCTGGCTGGTCCGCGACTGAGCGGAGCGCTCGCGCGTCACCGCGTGAACGTTTATCGCGGTCGGTTCCGAACGTCGGGGCATGAACCTTCGAGCCGCCGACCTGACCGTGTTCGTGTTCGTCCTCGGCGTCATGCTCTCGGGAATGTGGCTAGCCCAGCAGTTCGGCATGGTGTGGTCGCCGACGCTGTTCGCCATCGTCGCCGTCGTAGCGGCCGTCTGGACGGCGTACTACCGGTTCGGGGTAGAACCGCGAATCGATGCGAGCAGAGGAGACGACGACGACAACCAGCAGGAACCCGGCGTCAGCGACGGCGCACAGGAGTGACCGACTAACCGCATCAGCCGGTGTCGGCGACCGACGCTCCGACTCGTCCCGCCGCGCTACCGCTCGCTGAAGTACGGAATAATCTCGTTTTCGTAGTGCCGCATCGTCTCCTCGTAGTCGCCGACGGGGATGAGAACGAGGTTGTCGACGCCCGCGTCGCGGAACGCCTCGATTCGCTCGATGACGCGCTCGGGGTCGCCGGCGACGCAGATATCGTCGACGGCCCCGTCCGGGATGCGCTCGGCCGCCGCCGACAACTGACGCTCCTGTTCCTCGTCGAACGCCATCTGCCACATGATGGGCGTCGACTCCGCGATGTCCTCGTAGCCCATGTCGGCGAGGAGCGGCGGTCGGAGCGCGAGGTTCACGCGGTTGCGCTCGATGCCGGCCGCGCGAGCCTCGTCGCCGTCCTCGGAGACCGTGGTCGGAACCATCACCGCGCGGTCGATGGCGTCGGGGTCGCGGCCTCGGTCCGCGGCCACGTCGAGGACTTTCCGAAGGTCGGCCGCGTACTCGTCGGGCGAGTAAATCCACGGGAACCAGCCGTCGGCGACCGCGCCCGTCAGACCGCGCATGCTCTCGCCGTAACCGCCTATCCAGAGCGGCGGGCGCGGCTCCTGTGCGGGATTCAGCCCCATGTGTGCCTCGTCGAGGTCGAAGTAGTCGCCCGCGAACGAGAACGGCTCGTCAGTCGTCGAGTTCCACAGGCCGTCGATGACGGCGACACACTCCCTGAACCGGGTGTACGGGTCGTCCCAGTCGATGTCCGAAATCGGCGCGAAGTTGAACGCCTCGCCGGCCCCGATACCGAGACCGGCGCGGCCGTCCGTCATCCGGTCGAGCGTGGCCGTGACGTGCGCGAGTTCGGTCGGGTGGCGGCGCACCGAGTCCGCGACGCCGGGCATGAGGGTCACCTCCTCGGTGCGCTGGGCTATCGCCCCGAGGACGGAGAACGCCTCCCACGGCGGGTCCACCAGATACTCCTCGGAGCCGGTCGGGTGAAACAGGTGGTCCGGAACGGTGACGGTGTCGAACCCGGCCGTCTCGGCTCGGACCGCTCGCTCGATGGTTTTCTCGACGTTTCCGTAGCTGACAACTTGACAGCCGAGGCTCAAACCG
Protein-coding regions in this window:
- a CDS encoding UxaA family hydrolase produces the protein MKGRVLDGAALVLADGDSVATALGDLDDGREVRDGDRTVTLADDVPFGHKFALDPLPAGETVRKYGEVIGRTTAAVAAGEWVHTHNCESTRGRGDVAAEVER
- a CDS encoding carbohydrate-binding family 9-like protein, which translates into the protein MRTYEVSRIDADRVVPLTGAVDGTVWERANVARLDEYAWGDEPGPETTVRALFDAEALYLQFHVEDDEITADVTELNGPTFEDSSVELFATPSPPDDGSPGRYCNFEANCCGTFKLAWQEPNWRERDIGRDLVSATDAAAVEVETSVPGPTKTASPDDDAWWLAARLPRSTLQSLTGLPLELDSETVWRGNFYRSGLPDAQKGTWNRIELPEPTYHSPAYFGRIEFE
- a CDS encoding UxaA family hydrolase, with the protein product MQDAGGTDACVDRGTAAVADLRESAAAQGTDGATATADEQTATLGDLTVGVVVDDLADSTRRHADRLLDAAGRPARATRIGTEAAARGFDAATGFLGNAPVTGVAAYGQRVDETDAADAAAGAVTLLDAPSRVEEAATGLAAAGAHLVLHVTGQGTPAGHPIVPVVKLSGDADTLAAVPDDIDLDARETDADDLEAYLLAVADGDRTCAERHGLTEFSIARAGPST
- a CDS encoding ThuA domain-containing protein encodes the protein MQQPSALVIGETTFSFHDFEEMRPHIESAIGDAAEVTATTDKDALADLAGYDLVVDYLTDATLTPEQLDGLLSFVRDGGAYLGLHCAADLINVHDGDGGLDKRDEPFPDLRDLLGGHFLTHPERSTFGVEIVSDHAVTDGVGGFEVFDEPYQVDVDDDVTVLARMAHPDLTDYPVAWVREYGSGRVCYASLGHTAEAFENEDYRRLLRNAVGWLVRD
- a CDS encoding UxaA family hydrolase translates to MRREFTGYRRESGRIGVRNHVAVLPTSVASSCVARGIAAEAGAWARATPHQMGANQPDEARAQTERVLVGVGRNPNVGAALVVEFGTEDIDAADLADRIARDGKPVETLSVREVGGMAAALQRGRTALDSLNEAAADARHESADASELVVGVECGGSDATPGIAANPAVGDACDRLVAAGGTASFSETPEFIGAEHVLAERCVDEETRRRLLDRVERREATADLIGVDLRGAQPSPGNQEGGLTTIEEKSLGAISKGGTTPVRGIVDYAERLPVGGGLVLMDTPGYDVESVVGKVAGGAQIIVFTTGRGSTTGNPVAPVVKVTGNPRTWERMRSNMDVNAGAVVEGDATISEAGERVFDEVLAVADGKRTGAETRRMEEFAITEVHPRELAEVRGK
- a CDS encoding LLM class flavin-dependent oxidoreductase; translated protein: MSSANSRGLSLGCQVVSYGNVEKTIERAVRAETAGFDTVTVPDHLFHPTGSEEYLVDPPWEAFSVLGAIAQRTEEVTLMPGVADSVRRHPTELAHVTATLDRMTDGRAGLGIGAGEAFNFAPISDIDWDDPYTRFRECVAVIDGLWNSTTDEPFSFAGDYFDLDEAHMGLNPAQEPRPPLWIGGYGESMRGLTGAVADGWFPWIYSPDEYAADLRKVLDVAADRGRDPDAIDRAVMVPTTVSEDGDEARAAGIERNRVNLALRPPLLADMGYEDIAESTPIMWQMAFDEEQERQLSAAAERIPDGAVDDICVAGDPERVIERIEAFRDAGVDNLVLIPVGDYEETMRHYENEIIPYFSER